The Setaria viridis chromosome 9, Setaria_viridis_v4.0, whole genome shotgun sequence sequence GATAACCTGCCCAGTGCTTGCGTAGCGCAGAAGCATGTCGCAATTCTGTTCATTAACACAACTAGATGATACAAGCAAGACTCCTAAAGGAATCAACAGATGCAATAGATTATGGCATGAGGGAAGGAAGTCTGATAGTTTTTCAGCTTGCACTTGAGAAGCAGTTGTGCTACAAAATTTGGAACAGCAATCATCAAATTCTTTAATCAAGGAGCTTACACTATTGGTCTCTGAGTCCGCAGCAGTGGGTAATCGCAGCTTCCTCTTATGATTTACAGTACTACTAGGGTAGCTTGGGTGCTTTTTGTTATTCCTAGCCCAAGAATGTGAGATTTCCAAAACATTATTAGCTAGCATCTGGCACTGATCATCATTAGATGGGCATAAGACCCAAGAAAGGTAAAAGGCTGCCCTCTGAGCAAGATTGACATCACTTATTGAATCAGCAAATGTCTCTTTGGAGATTGTTTCTGATAAATAATCTTGTGAGCCTGCTCGGTGGAAAAGTAAAGCAGTTGCAAAATTGAACCAAACAGGGAAATTTATAATCATGTACCTGCAGAAGTACAGTTACAGCAGGTGCAATTAACTTTTGTCAGACAAAATCCTAAATATCTAGTTTCCTTGTGTATTTAAAAACACATACCAAGCAGAATTATATTTTACCAATCCCTTCAATGGTTGCAGTTGTGAGTTTTTTGGTGAAGAGCATCTGGTTCTTGTGTTGTCCAAATGAACCAAGGAATCGATACAAGAAACTAGGTCCAAAAAGGCTTTACATGATAAGGGTCCAGTTAGTATTGCAAGCAAGTCACTATGCTGGATTGGAAAATAAGCATGTGGAAAGGGGAACTTCTGTCCCAATTCTATGGATATTCCCCATGACATTGGCTTGAGAAGAATGTCTAATGCTGAAGATACTAATGCACTGTGAAGTTCTAGAACAGAACCCAAACCCCTGCACAAAAAAGGGTGAATAAACAGATTTTACAAGAAGCAGTCCTTAAACAAAGAGCCCACATTGTATATCTAAATCAGAAAATATACAGACTATGTAAATGTAACATCAGTGTTGTTGGTAAAATATCATTTAGACCTAGAGGAAGCAAGGCTAGAAAAATTGATTAAAATATCAGCCCATTTTATTTCAGCAACAGCGGGAGCAGCTAGTGCAAACAGTTAGGATAGATACATAGCTTGGATCCCTAAACACCCTAGGTAGTTTCTTTGGCCTTATAATTTGCTCATGTAATCGTGTCTTGTGTGCGTAATTACAGCCTGCGTTGTAAAACTAAACCCAATTTTCTtattaatacaaagatacgcaggtCCTGCGTATTCTCAAAAAATCAGtccattttatttctttcaagCATGTAAGGTTAACATTAGAATTGAAAGTTAGTGACAAATATGGAATCAAGCTCCACAGAGATAGTTTGGTAGTGTTCATCATGACATCTGTTTCAAACCACTCTACTGAGATAAACTTAAACTCATGACCTGCTTGGTTTTGGTTCTCTGCCAAGCTTTGCCACGCCTAAGCTTAGTCATGCAAGGGTTTCTCAGACAACTGTTTGGTGGACTGCCACAATCTTGGCAAACCACAGTTTGTAAGCAGTCCTCAGCTGCTCAGCAGTTTTATTTGTAAGATTAAAGTACTTGTACAAGCAAATTGGCAGACACATCAAACTCGGTGCAAACAAGAATATAGAACATTTCATATAAATGTTTGAGGTGTGAACATTTCATATAAATGTTTGAGGTGTGAACTTACGTTGCTAGAAACCAGAAGTGCAATAATGATCTCATTTCCATAAACATTGTTGGGGAGCAAACCAGGCAAATTATGATGATACGCCATTCCATCCGATTATGTAATTCCTTTCTCAGGCAAAGTAAGGGCCTTCTAATTATTTCCTGGAGCATCGCCGACAGATCATGCTTAATGATTGATGGATCAAGATGCCATAAAAGCAACCTAGCACAAACAGAAGATGTGACAAATCAGTATATTATGTAAAGAAACAGAAAGCAGATTTTCTGAAGTCCACGCAGCAGGAACAAGATGCACATAAGCATAATTAAGATAGCATTGCCTGCCAGTGTACTACAGATTAAAAAAATGGTAGAGAGCTATCCTGGTGAACAAAACCAACAGAAGTTATTATCATGTAAGCACAAAACTTCATTCCAAGCTTTCAAGTTTTAAGAGCCCCCTTCGCATTCTATTTTATCTGAAATAACACATTTTCATAGAAAGCAATAGTTTCACATTGGAGACCATGCCAATGTCCTAAATGAATTACATTTGGAATCAGAGGGACTGTTTCCTTGTTCCTACTACCACATTTGCAGCAAAGAAATAGCATGTGTTTAATAGCTGCAACACCAACACAACTTTTAATTAAACCTTCCCTTTATTAGTAGCACACAATGATCCACAATTAATAGCTGCAAGTATACTACATACCTCAGTGGGATTGAGTTATCACTAGGAGGGACATGATTGGAAGGATGGTCTATTAACTCTGCAGCAATGGCTCCCATATCATATACGCTTTCTCCCACTTCCTTATAATATGGTAACcagaaaagacattggcagtgAGGGGATAACACCGCTGTTTTCGCAGCAGCATACAACAGATCATAAGAATGCCTTCCAGCTGCATTGGAGAAACATAAGTGACAGCATTAAGACAAAACAGATAATAAACCTACTGGTCAGA is a genomic window containing:
- the LOC117835506 gene encoding uncharacterized protein isoform X1, coding for MAPPLEDLARVLAELAARLSRPPAGGVAASAGDALSSSISSLASVLNPNGDRGGASSGTRVLDAALSLMCFDPLEVNRARVDCLVRTLLSALSASVSCRVVRPDGGAGEEMLCVGSSVSPGDCRELLQSCAALVQKLGDCDAGRHSYDLLYAAAKTAVLSPHCQCLFWLPYYKEVGESVYDMGAIAAELIDHPSNHVPPSDNSIPLRLLLWHLDPSIIKHDLSAMLQEIIRRPLLCLRKELHNRMEWRIIIICLVCSPTMFMEMRSLLHFWFLATGLGSVLELHSALVSSALDILLKPMSWGISIELGQKFPFPHAYFPIQHSDLLAILTGPLSCKAFLDLVSCIDSLVHLDNTRTRCSSPKNSQLQPLKGLVKYNSAWYMIINFPVWFNFATALLFHRAGSQDYLSETISKETFADSISDVNLAQRAAFYLSWVLCPSNDDQCQMLANNVLEISHSWARNNKKHPSYPSSTVNHKRKLRLPTAADSETNSVSSLIKEFDDCCSKFCSTTASQVQAEKLSDFLPSCHNLLHLLIPLGVLLVSSSCVNEQNCDMLLRYASTGQVIKSNEVQMKTNDHVSNDGFTSSCSGTADRWALGGAYLIFGWLDVVEDMSSLILDREDTCQHFLSQLRTKTGPYLLKCVKLLFEMLDEADQDRDFVIDLHNRLLNWDKHGQGCEIFGDVILKMNKKFKLP
- the LOC117835506 gene encoding uncharacterized protein isoform X2 — its product is MAPPLEDLARVLAELAARLSRPPAGGVAASAGDALSSSISSLASVLNPNGDRGGASSGTRVLDAALSLMCFDPLEVNRARVDCLVRTLLSALSASVSCRVVRPDGGAGEEMLCVGSSVSPGDCRELLQSCAALVQKLGDCDAGRHSYDLLYAAAKTAVLSPHCQCLFWLPYYKEVGESVYDMGAIAAELIDHPSNHVPPSDNSIPLRLLLWHLDPSIIKHDLSAMLQEIIRRPLLCLRKELHNRMEWRIIIICLVCSPTMFMEMRSLLHFWFLATGLGSVLELHSALVSSALDILLKPMSWGISIELGQKFPFPHAYFPIQHSDLLAILTGPLSCKAFLDLVSCIDSLVHLDNTRTRCSSPKNSQLQPLKGLVKYNSAWYMIINFPVWFNFATALLFHRAGSQDYLSETISKETFADSISDVNLAQRAAFYLSWVLCPSNDDQCQMLANNVLEISHSWARNNKKHPSYPSSTVNHKRKLRLPTAADSETNSNCDMLLRYASTGQVIKSNEVQMKTNDHVSNDGFTSSCSGTADRWALGGAYLIFGWLDVVEDMSSLILDREDTCQHFLSQLRTKTGPYLLKCVKLLFEMLDEADQDRDFVIDLHNRLLNWDKHGQGCEIFGDVILKMNKKFKLP